The Deinococcus apachensis DSM 19763 genome includes the window TGATCGCGCAGTTCAACTCGACGCACCCCAACATCCAGGTGCGCGCTCAGGCCCAGCCCTGGGGCACGACCTGGCAGCAGCTCCCCTCGCTGGTCGCCTCCGGCCGCGCGCCCGACGTGGTCGTGATCAACGAGGACCAGATCACCCAGTTCATCGCGCGCGGCGCCGTCTCGCCCCTGACCGACGCTGAGCTCAAGACGGCGGGGATCAACAAGGCGCGCTTCTACGGCCCACTCTTCAAGACCGCCGACTACGAGGGCAAGTCCTATGGCGTGCCGATCTCCTCGGTCGCCTACGTGATGTTCTACAACAAGGACCTCATGCAGAAGTCGGGCGTCACCAAGGTGCCCACCACCCGTGCCGAGTTCCTGAAGGCCGCCCAGCAGTGCACGACCGACAAGAGCGGCAAGAAGGCCGGTCAGGCGGGCTTTGACAAGGGGAACCTCAACACCTGGGGCGTCAGCCTGTACAACAACTGGGTGGGGTCGCGCATGGCCTACGCCGCCATCCTGCAAAACGGCGGCTCGCTCGTCGACAAGAACCTGAACGCCAACTTCAACACCCCGCAGGCGGTCGAGGCCGTGCAGTTCTTGGTCGACCTGGTGCAGAAGCACGGCGTCGCCCGTCCCAACAGCACCGAGGAAGCCGAGCTGGCGGCCTTCAGCCAGGGCAAGGTCTGCTTCTTCCCCAGCGGCCAGTGGTACACCGACCGCTTCGAGCAGCAGAAGATGAACTTCGGCGTGGCCTTTGTGCCGCGCATCGGCTCCAAGCAGGACGCGGCCTGGGGCGGGTCGAGCCACCTCACCCTGCCCAAGCAGCGCGCCGGGTACGACGCGAACAAGCGCCGCGCCGCGCTGGAATTCATGAACTGGATGACCTCGCCCGCCCAGAACCTGACCTGGACGGAGGCGGGCAGCCTGCCCGTGATGCCCACCGTCGCCAGCAACCAGAAGTTCGAGGGCCGTCCCATCGCGGGCGTCTTCTCGAAGCTGGGCTCCATCTATGCCACCAGCGGCTTCCCCTGGGGCGGCCAGGTGCTGGGGCCCTTCGACAACGCCTGGGCGAACGCCTACAGCGGCAAGCAGAGCGTGAAAGCCGCGCTGGACGCCGGGGTGAGCGAGTCGAACAAGCAGATTCAGCAGGCCCGCAAGTCCTTCCAGTAACGCCGCTGGCGGCCTGAATCTACCCACCCATCACGCCGGTCACGCGCGCAGCCCAGGACGAGTTCCAGATGTCCAAAGTGGACGCCGTGACCGGCGCTTTCCAATCCCCGGCCACCCGCCCCAGGGAAGAAGAGGTGCCTGATGACCTCGCACACATTCCAGAACGCCCCCCGCGAGTGCCGCGCTCCACGGTGCTCGCGCCTGCCTTTCCCGCCGCGCCGCGCCCAGGGAGGCCGCCCATGAGCCTCAGTTTGCCGCGTGAGAATGTTCCGCCCCGGCGGCGGCGCAGTTTCGAGAACAGCGGGCTGACGCCCTACCTGTACCTGCTGCCCTTCGCGCTGCTGTTTCTCGTCTTCGTGGTCTACCCGGTGGGGTACGGCTTCTACGTGAGCCTGCACCGCTGGGACCTGCTCGCCGAGACGCGGCCCTTCGTGGGCCTGGAGTACTACCGCAACCTCTTTGACTTCAGCACGCCGCAGGCCCAGTTCTTCTGGAACTCGATGAAGAACACGGCCCTGTTCACCGTCATCAGCGTGCCTCTGCTCATCGCCGTGTCGCTGGGGCTCGCGCTGCTGCTGTACCGGCCGATCTTCGGGCGGGCCTTTTTCCGGGCGGTGTTCTTCCTGCCGGGCGTGCTCACCGTCTCGGTGATGGGCATCCTGTGGCGCTGGATGTTCGACAACCAGATCGGCCTGGTGAACGCGATCCGCACCGACATCTTCGGCATGCAGCCGCTGCCCTTCCTGTCCACTCAGGGCCTCGCCTGGATTCCGATCATCGTCGGCACGCTGTGGTGGACCATCGGCTTCAACATGACCCTGTACCTCGCCGCGCTGGGCAACATCTCGCAGAGCCTCTACGAGGCCGCCGAGATCGACGGCGCGACCGCCTGGCCCAAGTTTCGCTTCATCACCTGGCCGCTGCTGGGCCCGGTCACGCTGTTCGTCTTCGTGACGACGGTGCTGGCGAGCTTCCAACTCTTCGGTCAGACACTGGTGATCACGGCGGGCGGGCCCAACCGCACCACCCAGAGCGCGATCCAGTACATCACCGAGGAGGCCTTCAGCAACAACCAGTTCTCCAGCGCCTCGGCGATGGCCTTTATGTTCGGCCTGGTCATGCTGATCTTCACGATCCTGCAATTCCGCATCATGGCGCGTGACGCCAGAGAGGGGAGCTGAGATGGCCGCACCCGCCCGCGACCTACCGGCCGTCACCACCACGCGTGAGAGTGGTCCCCGCCGCCGGGGCCCGCGCGATATCCCGCGCTTCCTGTTGCTGTGCCTGCTCGCCGTGATCTTCCTCGCGCCGATGTACTGGATGGTCGCCACGTCGCTCAAGGCCGAGACGGACGTGATCGCCACGCCGACCCAGTGGGTCCCGGCCCGGCCCACCCTCGACAACTACCGTGAGGTGTTCACCTCGCCCGACGGCAACATCCTGCGCTGGATGTGGAACTCCTTCTTCGTGGCGACTGTCTTCACGGTGCTGCACGTCGCCCTGTGCGCCCTGACGGCCTATCCCCTCGCGCGGATGCGCTTCAAGGGGCGCGACACGATCTTCTGGATCATCCTCGGTTCCATGATGATTCCCTGGGTCGTCAGCATGATCCCGACGTACCTGATGATGCTGAGGTTCAACTGGATCAACTCCTTCCACTCGCTGATCTGGCCGGGGCTGGCGGGGGCCTTCGGTGTGTTCCTGCTGCGGCAGTTCTTCATGGCGCTGCCCAAGGAGCTGGAGGAGGCCGCGCGGCTCGACGGGGCGAACAGCCTGCAGGTGCTGTGGAACGTGATCCTGCCGCTGAGCATCCCCGCGCTCGTCACGCTGGCCGTGTTCTCATTCATGGGCTCCTGGAACAACTTCATCTGGCCGACCTTCGTGGTCACCGACATCGACAAGCTCACGCTGCCGGTCGGCGTGAACACCTTCTCGCAGCGCTACGTGACCGAGTACGGCAAGCTGATGGCCTCCACCGCCATCGCCAGCGTGCCGGTGCTGATCGCTTACCTGCTTGCGCAGCGCTACCTGATCGCGGGCCTGTCCACCACCGGAATGAAGGAATGAGGGTGGCCAAACATTTTTCCGCTCCCAGGCTCGCCGTGGCCCTCACGCTCGGCGCGCTGCTCACCCCGTCCGAGACGCTGGCGGGGGGGAGCGGCCCGGCGACCACCCGGCCCGCCGCCCCCACCACCTTCCGCAACCCGGTGATCAACGAGAACTTCCCCGACCCCTTTATCCTGAGGGTGGGCAACACCTACCACGCCTACGCGACGAACAGCGAGAACGCGAACGTGCCGCACGCGGTGAGCCGCGACCTCGTGCGCTGGGAGTTCGCGGGGGACGTGATGCCCGTGCTGCCGGGCTGGGCGGAGGGTGGGCGGACCTGGGCGCCTGAGGTGGCGCGGGTCGGCAGCCGTTACGTCCTGTACTACACCGCGCAGGACAAGGACAGTGGACGCCAGTGCATCGGCGCGGCGACGGCAACCTCGCCCGCCGGTCCCTTCAAGGACCCGTCGAAGACGCCACTGGTGTGCCAGGTCGCCGAGGGCGGCAGCATTGACGCGAGCCCCTTTCTGGACGCCGACGGCCAGCACTACTTGCTGTGGAAGAACGATGGCAACTGCTGCAACCAGCTCACCAACATCTACCTGCAACCCCTCAGTGCGGACGGCCTGAAACTGACCGGGAAGCCCTCCCAGCTCATCAACAACTTCCAGCTGTGGGAGGGGAACGTGATCGAGGCGCCCACCCTGTACCGCAAGGGCAACGTGTACTACCTGCTGTACTCGGGCGGGCCCTTCGACAGCGACCTGTACGCGGTGGGGTACGCGACGGCGAATCGCATCACCGGGCCCTACCGCAAGGCGACGGAAAATCCCATCCTGCAGACCAAGGGCGCCGTGGCGGGACCCGGACACCAGACGGTCGTGACGGACGGCGCCGGGAAGACCTGGCTCGCCTACCATGCCTGGACCGCCGGGCAGATCGGCGACAGCGTGGGCTACCGCAGCCTGCGGCTGGACGCGGTCACCTTCGCGGGCGGCAGGGTGACGGTGGCGGGACCGACCCTCACGCCGCAGCGGGCACCCACACCATAACGGCCCCACCCCGAACAACATCTCCGAAAGGCACCACCGATGACCCATACCCTCCACTCCGGCCCCCTGCCCCAGGAGCCGCTGTATCCCGCCAACTTCGCTGACCCCTTCGTGCTCCTGGTGGACGGCACGTACTACGCCTACGGCACCGGCCTCAACGGCCGGGCGGGGCAGCGGGCCTTCGAGGTGCTGTCCTCGCCCGACCTCGTCCACTGGACCTCGCACGGCGGCGCGCTGGAGCCGCTGAGCGAGGGGGAGCAGGACTACTGGGCGCCGGAGGTTGCGCGAAATGGCGACACCTTCTTCATGTACTACTCGGTGGGGAATGGGGATAAGGGCCACCACCTGCGGGTGGCGACGGCGTCTGGTCCGCTGGGGCCTTTCGTGGACCAGGGGCTTAACCTCACGCCGGACGAGCCCTTCGCCATCGACCCGCACCCCTTCCAGGCGCCGGACGGCTCGTGGTGGCTGTTCTACGCGCGGGACGACCTGACGGGCGAGCGGCCCGGGACGCTGCTCGCCGCCGCCGAGCTGCGCGACATGACCCGGCTGGGGGAGACCCGGACGATCCTGCGCGCGAGCGGGGACTGGCAGGTGTACCAGCGCGCCCGCACGATGTACGGGGCGGTGTACGACTGGCACACACTGGAAGGCCCCTTCGTGCTGTTCCGGGACGGTCAATACCACCTGCTGTACTCGGGCGGGGCGTGGACGAACGAGACGTACGGGGTGGGGCACGCCACGGCGGACCATCCGCTGGGGCCGTGGACGGAACCGCAGCCGGGCGCGAACGTGCTGCGGACCGCCGGGCACCTGCGTGGCCCGGGGCACGCCAGCGTCACCCGGCGGGGGGAGGAGGACATCCTGATCTTTCACGCCTGGAACGAGGAACGCACCAAACGGCAACTGCACGCCGCGCCGCTGCGCTGGGTCAGTGGGAGCCCCACCGCCCTGCCCGAACCCATCTGACGGTCCATCTCCCTCATCCCGGAGGTTTTCCATGCAGACCCGCCGTGTCTTGCTCGCCCCGCCCCTGCTGGGAGCGCTGCTGCTCACCTCGTGCGGGCGCCTGCCCCTGCCCCAGTTCGGGCGGACGTACACCAACCCGCCCGTCATCACCAAGGCGGACGGCTCGCGGGTGGAGTCATGTGCCGACCCCGACATCATTCGGGGGCCGTCGGGCGATGCCAACTGGTACCTGTACTGCACGACGGACCCGCACAGCGCGAACGACCGGGACGCGCAGGGCAACCTCAACTTCCACCTCATCAGCATGGCGAAGTCGAGCGACCTGGTGAACTGGACGTACGTGGGGGACGCCTTCAGCTCCAAGCCGGGGTGGGTGAAGGACGACGCGGGGCTGTGGGCGCCCGAGGTGCAGGAATTGAACGGCAAGTACCTGCTGTACTACACGGCGTCGGACACCAGGGCGGGCGGCAGCGCCATCGGGGTGGCGACGGGGCCCACGCCGACCGGGCCGTGGACGGACAGCGGCACGCCGGTCGTTGAACCGCAGCCGCCTCCCGGGGGGAACGACCCGAAGGCCCGCCGCTGGGTGTTCGACCCCGAGGTGGTGACCGACGACTCCGGCAACCGCTGGATGTATTACGGGAGCTACTTCGGCGGCATCTCGGTGCGGAAACTCAGCGCGGACGGCCTGCGAACCGACCCCGCCAACCAGAAGGAGGTGGCGCTCGACAACCGCTACGAGGGCAGTCAGGTGGTCAGACACGGCGGTTACTACTACCTGATGCTCTCGGCGACGAACTGCTGCAACGGGCCGCTGAGCGGCTACAGCGTGTTCGCGGGGCGCTCGGCCAGCCCGACCGGACCCTTCTACGACAAGGACGGCGTCTCGCTGATGGACCCGCGGGTGGGCGGCACGCCGGTCATCAGCATGAACGGCAACCGCTGGGTGGGACCGGGGCACAACGCCGTATTCCAGGACGCCGCCGGGCGCGATTGGACCGTCTACCACGCCATCGACCGCTTCGACTCGTACATCGACGTGGGGCGCAACATCAACAAGCGCCCCATGCTGCTCGATCCCCTCGACTGGGTGGACGGCTGGCCCACCGTGCGCGGCGGGGCCTGGGCGTCCGAGGGGCCGCAGCCCGCCCCCGCCGTCCACCGCTGGGAGCGGGCTGCCCCACCGTCCCCGGTCCGGGCGAACGACCAGCCGGGCGCGAAGCTGGACGCCTCCAGTGACGAGTTCAGCGGGAACAGCCTCGACCCGCGCTGGACCTGGGTGCGCCCGCCCACCAGTGGCGCTGCCGGGCTCGACAACGGCGTCTTCCGCTTCGACACCCAGTCGGCTGACCTCTTCGAGGACACAGACAACGCCTCAATCCTGACCGAGCAGGCCCCCCCTGGGGACTACCTCGTCGAGGTCAAGCTGAACATCGACCTGCCCGACGAGGGGTGCTGCTTCAACTACTCGCAGGGCGGGCTGGTGATCTACGGGGACGACGACCGCTTCCTCAAGGCGGTGGTCTTCTCCAACTGGAACACCCGGCAGATCGAGTTCGCCAAGGAGGTTCAGGCGAGCGCTCCCGGCTTCCCGCGCTACGGCAACACCGTCCTCGCCTCTCCCGGCCGCGACACCTGGCTGCGAATCGCGCGGCGCGCGGTGGGCAACGAGGAGACGTACACCGGGTACTCCAGCCGCGACGGGGTCCATTGGACACGGGGCGGCACCTGGACACACGCTCTGGGGCAGGCGAGGATCGGCCTGGTCTCAATGGGCGGCAAGGGGTTCACCACCCGCTTCGACTACGTGCGGGTGTACCGGCTGGCGGGGCCGTGAGGGGCGGGAACTTTTCGCCTTCCGGAGCCGGGTGGGAACGTTAGAATCGGCCCATGAAGCCCAGCCCGGGCACCGAGACTCTGTTTCATGCCCGCCTCCTGTACGACGCCCTGCCCGACCCGCTGTGGCTGGCGGACGCCTCCGGCCACCTCACGCTCGTCAACCAGGCGTGGCGGGCCTACACCGGCCTGGACGAGTCTGAGGTGCTGGGCCAGCCCTTCGTAGAGGCGCTGCACCCCGGCGAGCGTGCGGAGCTGCTGGGCCGCTGGCAGGCCGCCTGGCCGCTGGGGGAGGAGGTGGCGGGCGACCACCGGCTGCGCGGGGCGGGGGGCGAGTACCACTGGTTCGCCCTGCGGGCCCGCCCCGCCCCGGACCTCGGCCCGGGCACCTGGGTCTGGACCGCCCACGAGCTGGACCGGGAGGGGCCGGAGCGTCCCGGCACGGGGGAGGAGCGGGTCCACGCGCTGGAGCGGGCCTATCAGGACGCCGAACTCCTCGCGGCGCTGTCGGCGGCGCTGCAGGGTGCGGCGACCCCCGGGCAGGTGGCCGAGCAGGCGCTGCGGCTGATCGGCCCGGCGCTGGGGGCGCGCAGCATGCTCGTGGTGCGGCTGGACGGCGAGGCCATCCGCCTGCCCACGATCTGGGGCGACACGCCGCCCGCCATTGTGGCGCACATGACCCGCCCCGGCCTGACGCTCGCGGGGGCGCCGGTCCTGGCGCGGGTGGCCCGCGAGGGGCACGGCGTGTACCTGCATGACTACCGGGCCGAGCCGGGCACCCTGACCACCTTCCCGGCGCTGGCCTGCGGGGTCGAGCCCATCCGCACGCCGGGCGGCACCCTGGAGGGCTTTCTGGTCGTGTGGCGCCCGGTGGGGCCTCAGCCCTGGGAGCCCGAGGAACGCAGGCTGCTGCGGCGGGCGGCGGGAACGCTGGGCCTGGCCCTGGAACGCGCGGCGGCGGTGCAGCGGCTGGCCGAGGGGGCGGCGGCCCTGGACGCCTTCGTGGCCTTCAGCGAGGCGGTGGGCCACGAGACGGAGGTGTACGCGCTGGCCCGGCGGGCCGGGGAAGTGCTGCGCGCCACGCTGGGGGGCGTGAGCGTGGCGTACTACGAGCTGGAGGGGGCGCTGTGGCGCGCGAGGGTCTGGACCGAGGACCTCGCGCCCGAGGTCGTGGGGACCCTGACCCAGGGCCTGCCCCTGGATACGCCCAGCTTCGCGCGGGCGGTGGAGAGCCGGGAGCCGGTGTTCGTCTCCGGCTGGGACGCGGCGCGCGAGGAGGTGGAGCACACCGAGGCCTACGGCGCCGTCGCCCTGTTCCCGTACTTCGGCGGGGCGGGGCCGCGCAGCCTGCTCGTCGTGGGCACTCAGGACGCGCGGGACTGGTCCGAGCGCGAGCAGGCGGTGGTGTTGGCGGTGGGGCGCAGCCTGGGGCTGAGCCTGGAGCGGGCGGACGTGGCCGCGCGGCTCGCCGCCCAGAACGCGGAGCTGGAGGCCCGCGCCCGGGCCCTGGAGGGCTTTGCCGAGCTGACCCGAGACCTCAGCCTGCGGGCCGACCCCCACGCGCTGGTCCGGCGGGCGCAGGAGGTCGTGCTCTCGCTGCTGCCCCAGGGCTACGCGCTGTACTACGAGCGGGAGGGGGAGCGCTGGCGCAACCGGGTGCAGGTGGGCGAGGTGGGGCACGCCGACCTCCAGGCCTTCATTGACGCGGGGCCGCTGGTCGGCGTGACGCCGAGCGTGGACATTCCCTGGGCCACCCGGCAGCCCTTCTACCAAGACGCCTACGCGCGGGGCAGCGACACCCCGGCCGAGCTGGTGCAGCACGTGAATGCCGCCGCGTCCCTGCCGGTGCTGCGCCGGGGGGAGGTGGCCGGGGTGTTCATCGCCGTGCTGTTCGAGGAGCGGGCGTGGACGCGCACCGACCGCGTGGTGCTGGAGACGGTGGTTCGCAGCCTGGGCACCGCGCTGGAGGCGGCACAGGGGGTGGCGGACCTCGCGCGGCGCACCCGGGAGGTCACCGAGTGGCGCGAACGCTACGAGGTCGCCGTGCAGGGCTCGGGCAACCTGCTGTACGACTGGAACGCCGCCACGGGAGAGATGGTCTACGGCGGCCCGCTGGAGGAGATCACCGGCTACACCCCGGGGGAACTCGCCGGACACGCGGGCCGGTGGATGGAAAGCCTGGTCCACCCCGAGGACCGGGCCGCCTTCCGGGAGGAGGCGATCCGGGCGGTGCGCGAGCGCGCGGTGCTGCACACCGGCTTCCGGGTCCAGCGCAAGGACGGCAGCGTGCGCGAGGTCGAGACGGACGGGCACTTCATGTGGAACGCGGGGGGCGAGGTCACGCGCATGGTCGGCCTGATCCGCGACGTGACCGAGCGCCGCGAGGCCGAGGAGCGGCTGCGGCGCAGCAACGAGGAACTGCGGCGCTCGAACGCGGAGCTGGAGCAGTTCGCCTACGTGGCCTCCCACGACCTCCAGGCCCCGCTGCGGGCGGTGACGAGCTTCGCCGAACTCGCCCTCAGGCGCTACGGGGACGGGCTCGACGAGCGCGGCCAGCTCTACCTGCGCCAGATCGTCGAGAACGGGCAGCACATGAAGCGCCTGGTGGACGACCTGCTGGGCTTCTCGCGCCTGAACACCCGGCCCCGCCACCCCCGGGCCGCCGACGCCGCCGCGGTGTTCGACCAGGTCGCCCGGCGCATCGCGGACGAGGTGGAGGCGGCGGGGGGACGGCTCACCCGCGATCCCCTGCCCTGCGTCCTCGCCGACCCGGCGCGGCTGGACCAACTGCTTCAGAACCTGCTGTCCAACGCGCTGAAATACCGCCGCGAGGGGGCGCCGCCCCGAGTGCACGTCTCCGCCCGGCGCGAGGGGGAGCTGTGGCGCTTTTCCGTGCGCGACAACGGCATCGGGATTGAGCCGCAGTATTTCGAGCGCATCTTCGTGATCTTCCAGCGCCTGCACGGCCGCGAGGAGTTCGACGGCACCGGCATCGGGCTGGCCGTGTGCAAGAAGATCGTCGAGCAGCACGGGGGGGAACTCTGGCTGGAGAGCGCGCCGGGGGAGGGAAGCACGTTCCTCTTCACCCTGCCCGCCTGCCCGCCGGAGGAGCCCACTCCCCCGGCGCCGCTGGGCTAGAGTACGGGGGCAGCACAACCCAGTTTGGCGACGAGGTCGGCCGCGCCCTTGCCTGCCCCCGGAGGAAGACCATGTCCCAGCCCCTCAGCCCAGGCCAGCGCCGGACCCTGCTCGCCCTGGTGGACACCTTCGCCCCCGCGCTCAGGCGGGCAGGCGACCCCCACGGCTTCTACGCGACCCCCGGCAGCGCCTCGGGCGCACACCTGGCCGCGGAGGCGTTCCTCGCGGAGCTTTCCGGCGACCAGCGGGCCGACCTGGGGCGGCTGCTGGACATCCTGGGCCGGGCCGGGATGCGGCGGTGGATGCCGCTCGCCGGGCGTGAGGCCGTGCTGCGTGGGGTGAGCCGTCTCGACCCGCGGGCCGCCCAGGGGATCGCGGCGCTGCGGCGGCTGTGCCTGATGCTGACCTACGCGGGGGCGGGCCCGGAGGCGCCCAACCCCTTCTGGCGGCAGTTCGGCTACCCGGGACCCACCTTCACGGGCGGGGCGAGCGAGCCTGACCTCCCGACCGTGCGCCCCGGGGACGGTGCCACGCTGGAGGCGGACGTGGTGGTCGTGGGGTCCGGGGCGGGGGGCGGCGTGATCGCCGGGGAACTCGCGGGGCGCGGCCTGCGGGTGGTCGTGCTGGAGGCGGGCGCGCAGTTCGCC containing:
- a CDS encoding ABC transporter substrate-binding protein, which encodes MAHPLRRTSLLALLVLGTAGAQGYTGPKVQLSFLHGFTGADRPVMERLIAQFNSTHPNIQVRAQAQPWGTTWQQLPSLVASGRAPDVVVINEDQITQFIARGAVSPLTDAELKTAGINKARFYGPLFKTADYEGKSYGVPISSVAYVMFYNKDLMQKSGVTKVPTTRAEFLKAAQQCTTDKSGKKAGQAGFDKGNLNTWGVSLYNNWVGSRMAYAAILQNGGSLVDKNLNANFNTPQAVEAVQFLVDLVQKHGVARPNSTEEAELAAFSQGKVCFFPSGQWYTDRFEQQKMNFGVAFVPRIGSKQDAAWGGSSHLTLPKQRAGYDANKRRAALEFMNWMTSPAQNLTWTEAGSLPVMPTVASNQKFEGRPIAGVFSKLGSIYATSGFPWGGQVLGPFDNAWANAYSGKQSVKAALDAGVSESNKQIQQARKSFQ
- a CDS encoding carbohydrate ABC transporter permease; this encodes MSLSLPRENVPPRRRRSFENSGLTPYLYLLPFALLFLVFVVYPVGYGFYVSLHRWDLLAETRPFVGLEYYRNLFDFSTPQAQFFWNSMKNTALFTVISVPLLIAVSLGLALLLYRPIFGRAFFRAVFFLPGVLTVSVMGILWRWMFDNQIGLVNAIRTDIFGMQPLPFLSTQGLAWIPIIVGTLWWTIGFNMTLYLAALGNISQSLYEAAEIDGATAWPKFRFITWPLLGPVTLFVFVTTVLASFQLFGQTLVITAGGPNRTTQSAIQYITEEAFSNNQFSSASAMAFMFGLVMLIFTILQFRIMARDAREGS
- a CDS encoding carbohydrate ABC transporter permease, which produces MAAPARDLPAVTTTRESGPRRRGPRDIPRFLLLCLLAVIFLAPMYWMVATSLKAETDVIATPTQWVPARPTLDNYREVFTSPDGNILRWMWNSFFVATVFTVLHVALCALTAYPLARMRFKGRDTIFWIILGSMMIPWVVSMIPTYLMMLRFNWINSFHSLIWPGLAGAFGVFLLRQFFMALPKELEEAARLDGANSLQVLWNVILPLSIPALVTLAVFSFMGSWNNFIWPTFVVTDIDKLTLPVGVNTFSQRYVTEYGKLMASTAIASVPVLIAYLLAQRYLIAGLSTTGMKE
- a CDS encoding glycoside hydrolase family 43 protein; its protein translation is MRVAKHFSAPRLAVALTLGALLTPSETLAGGSGPATTRPAAPTTFRNPVINENFPDPFILRVGNTYHAYATNSENANVPHAVSRDLVRWEFAGDVMPVLPGWAEGGRTWAPEVARVGSRYVLYYTAQDKDSGRQCIGAATATSPAGPFKDPSKTPLVCQVAEGGSIDASPFLDADGQHYLLWKNDGNCCNQLTNIYLQPLSADGLKLTGKPSQLINNFQLWEGNVIEAPTLYRKGNVYYLLYSGGPFDSDLYAVGYATANRITGPYRKATENPILQTKGAVAGPGHQTVVTDGAGKTWLAYHAWTAGQIGDSVGYRSLRLDAVTFAGGRVTVAGPTLTPQRAPTP
- a CDS encoding glycoside hydrolase family 43 protein, which translates into the protein MTHTLHSGPLPQEPLYPANFADPFVLLVDGTYYAYGTGLNGRAGQRAFEVLSSPDLVHWTSHGGALEPLSEGEQDYWAPEVARNGDTFFMYYSVGNGDKGHHLRVATASGPLGPFVDQGLNLTPDEPFAIDPHPFQAPDGSWWLFYARDDLTGERPGTLLAAAELRDMTRLGETRTILRASGDWQVYQRARTMYGAVYDWHTLEGPFVLFRDGQYHLLYSGGAWTNETYGVGHATADHPLGPWTEPQPGANVLRTAGHLRGPGHASVTRRGEEDILIFHAWNEERTKRQLHAAPLRWVSGSPTALPEPI
- a CDS encoding family 43 glycosylhydrolase, with translation MQTRRVLLAPPLLGALLLTSCGRLPLPQFGRTYTNPPVITKADGSRVESCADPDIIRGPSGDANWYLYCTTDPHSANDRDAQGNLNFHLISMAKSSDLVNWTYVGDAFSSKPGWVKDDAGLWAPEVQELNGKYLLYYTASDTRAGGSAIGVATGPTPTGPWTDSGTPVVEPQPPPGGNDPKARRWVFDPEVVTDDSGNRWMYYGSYFGGISVRKLSADGLRTDPANQKEVALDNRYEGSQVVRHGGYYYLMLSATNCCNGPLSGYSVFAGRSASPTGPFYDKDGVSLMDPRVGGTPVISMNGNRWVGPGHNAVFQDAAGRDWTVYHAIDRFDSYIDVGRNINKRPMLLDPLDWVDGWPTVRGGAWASEGPQPAPAVHRWERAAPPSPVRANDQPGAKLDASSDEFSGNSLDPRWTWVRPPTSGAAGLDNGVFRFDTQSADLFEDTDNASILTEQAPPGDYLVEVKLNIDLPDEGCCFNYSQGGLVIYGDDDRFLKAVVFSNWNTRQIEFAKEVQASAPGFPRYGNTVLASPGRDTWLRIARRAVGNEETYTGYSSRDGVHWTRGGTWTHALGQARIGLVSMGGKGFTTRFDYVRVYRLAGP
- a CDS encoding ATP-binding protein, with the translated sequence MKPSPGTETLFHARLLYDALPDPLWLADASGHLTLVNQAWRAYTGLDESEVLGQPFVEALHPGERAELLGRWQAAWPLGEEVAGDHRLRGAGGEYHWFALRARPAPDLGPGTWVWTAHELDREGPERPGTGEERVHALERAYQDAELLAALSAALQGAATPGQVAEQALRLIGPALGARSMLVVRLDGEAIRLPTIWGDTPPAIVAHMTRPGLTLAGAPVLARVAREGHGVYLHDYRAEPGTLTTFPALACGVEPIRTPGGTLEGFLVVWRPVGPQPWEPEERRLLRRAAGTLGLALERAAAVQRLAEGAAALDAFVAFSEAVGHETEVYALARRAGEVLRATLGGVSVAYYELEGALWRARVWTEDLAPEVVGTLTQGLPLDTPSFARAVESREPVFVSGWDAAREEVEHTEAYGAVALFPYFGGAGPRSLLVVGTQDARDWSEREQAVVLAVGRSLGLSLERADVAARLAAQNAELEARARALEGFAELTRDLSLRADPHALVRRAQEVVLSLLPQGYALYYEREGERWRNRVQVGEVGHADLQAFIDAGPLVGVTPSVDIPWATRQPFYQDAYARGSDTPAELVQHVNAAASLPVLRRGEVAGVFIAVLFEERAWTRTDRVVLETVVRSLGTALEAAQGVADLARRTREVTEWRERYEVAVQGSGNLLYDWNAATGEMVYGGPLEEITGYTPGELAGHAGRWMESLVHPEDRAAFREEAIRAVRERAVLHTGFRVQRKDGSVREVETDGHFMWNAGGEVTRMVGLIRDVTERREAEERLRRSNEELRRSNAELEQFAYVASHDLQAPLRAVTSFAELALRRYGDGLDERGQLYLRQIVENGQHMKRLVDDLLGFSRLNTRPRHPRAADAAAVFDQVARRIADEVEAAGGRLTRDPLPCVLADPARLDQLLQNLLSNALKYRREGAPPRVHVSARREGELWRFSVRDNGIGIEPQYFERIFVIFQRLHGREEFDGTGIGLAVCKKIVEQHGGELWLESAPGEGSTFLFTLPACPPEEPTPPAPLG